The Thermoplasmataceae archaeon genome has a segment encoding these proteins:
- a CDS encoding DEAD/DEAH box helicase, whose product MNITYRSGRITVSQGSGGEPGASFPAYTYSELKARYPEAEDMVFQDQKPVNLKMKGTLRPYQVESIDQWEKNGCRGIIVLPTAAGKTHIGMEAIARLSCSTIIIAPTIELITQWRLKLSETFETEIGQIGGGIREIRDISVCTYDSAFLMADMLGNRFKFLLIDEVHHLASEQFRQIAVKFASPFRMGLTATYERTDKLHETLEDVMGGKIFEMGYKELSEYIADYKIIRLPVELTPEETDEYERNRDIFTNYLRSHSVKLGGPWDFEKFIMRSWSREGREALNAWRRAREIAFNSRVKIDAVRYVLRRHPGEKIIVFSEDTNTAYMISREFLVPALTYLTPIGERKHYLEMFKNGDVYTIAASRILDEGVDVPDASVAIVLSGSGSTRQFRQRLGRILRPGDSKKSTMYEVVTSGTSEFGTSKRRRKGVPERIDAD is encoded by the coding sequence ATGAATATAACTTACCGGAGCGGAAGAATAACCGTCTCGCAAGGCAGCGGTGGGGAACCAGGCGCTTCTTTTCCCGCTTACACCTATTCCGAACTGAAAGCCAGATACCCTGAAGCCGAAGATATGGTTTTCCAGGATCAAAAGCCAGTAAATCTTAAGATGAAAGGCACGCTGAGGCCATATCAGGTTGAATCTATTGATCAGTGGGAAAAAAACGGCTGCAGAGGAATAATAGTCCTTCCAACTGCAGCCGGAAAGACACATATAGGCATGGAAGCTATAGCGAGGCTTTCCTGCAGCACTATCATCATAGCACCAACAATAGAGCTGATTACGCAATGGAGGTTGAAACTCTCTGAGACATTCGAGACCGAAATAGGGCAGATAGGTGGAGGGATTCGGGAAATAAGGGATATTTCTGTATGTACCTATGATTCTGCATTCCTAATGGCAGATATGCTTGGGAATCGATTCAAGTTCCTGCTTATTGACGAGGTCCATCATCTTGCTTCGGAGCAGTTCCGGCAGATAGCCGTCAAATTCGCGTCACCGTTCAGGATGGGTCTTACAGCGACATATGAGAGGACGGACAAGCTCCATGAAACGCTAGAGGATGTCATGGGAGGAAAAATCTTCGAGATGGGCTACAAGGAACTGAGCGAATATATAGCTGATTACAAAATCATCAGGCTTCCTGTGGAGCTTACCCCGGAAGAAACAGATGAATATGAACGAAACAGGGACATTTTCACGAACTATCTGAGGAGCCACAGTGTCAAGCTTGGTGGACCTTGGGATTTTGAGAAGTTTATCATGAGATCTTGGTCAAGGGAAGGGCGTGAGGCACTTAATGCCTGGAGGCGTGCAAGGGAAATAGCTTTCAATTCAAGAGTAAAGATCGATGCGGTGAGGTACGTCCTGCGCAGGCATCCCGGGGAAAAAATAATCGTGTTTTCCGAGGACACAAACACGGCTTACATGATATCCAGGGAGTTTCTTGTTCCAGCACTCACTTATCTGACTCCTATCGGTGAGAGGAAGCATTACCTTGAAATGTTCAAAAATGGAGATGTATACACCATCGCGGCTTCTAGGATCCTGGACGAGGGAGTTGACGTACCGGACGCTTCCGTGGCTATCGTTCTCAGCGGTTCCGGGAGCACAAGGCAGTTCCGGCAGAGGCTTGGACGGATACTCCGGCCAGGAGACTCGAAGAAGAGCACCATGTACGAGGTAGTGACAAGTGGCACTTCCGAATTTGGGACTTCAAAAAGGAGGCGCAAAGGTGTTCCCGAACGAATTGATGCAGATTAG
- a CDS encoding nodulation protein NfeD — MVLAFFVFFLLAILILPAHLASQPQVSSKNVMVINLDEEIDPGSGSMITNALSVSNTANTAAVIISMNTPGGILNNMIQMVDAINATEARGIPVYTYIVPDGMGASAGSYVAMASDKIYMGPGSFIGPSTPIVVGGTALEQNHTEAAMLSLMQSMATAHGRNATAAGIMVTYNYAYNYSSAFAVHLVDGQATNFTNFIDDLGLSSYPQTVVNPTVYDNFLSFLSNTYVDGILILIGVIAILLDLYHGTAILSVVGIAMIALGLIGAEIVGASLVGLIFLLLGGVLIILEFKTGHGIALISGVIVGMLGIFLLASPYLAANQYGYSPSPVNNASIIAALIIVFLSFVLAIYLRRLVVSLKSRRITGSESLIGTVGVVKDRMSPKGTVSIDGVMWRAESNGGEEIQKGEEVRIVRREGLKVFVERVKKQ; from the coding sequence TTGGTACTCGCCTTCTTTGTATTTTTCTTGCTGGCAATCCTTATTTTGCCCGCACATCTGGCATCACAGCCGCAGGTATCCTCCAAGAATGTCATGGTGATAAACCTCGATGAAGAAATTGATCCGGGATCCGGATCGATGATAACAAATGCCCTCAGTGTTTCTAACACAGCGAATACTGCCGCAGTAATAATCAGCATGAATACGCCCGGCGGCATACTTAACAACATGATACAGATGGTTGATGCAATCAATGCAACCGAAGCAAGGGGAATCCCGGTATACACCTACATCGTACCGGATGGTATGGGAGCTTCAGCTGGATCATATGTAGCTATGGCATCAGACAAAATATACATGGGTCCCGGGTCATTTATAGGGCCATCTACCCCAATAGTAGTTGGTGGCACGGCCCTCGAGCAGAATCACACCGAGGCGGCAATGCTTTCTCTTATGCAGTCAATGGCTACCGCTCATGGCAGGAATGCAACAGCAGCTGGCATAATGGTCACATACAACTATGCATATAATTACTCGAGCGCATTCGCTGTGCACTTGGTTGACGGACAGGCAACAAACTTTACAAACTTTATAGATGACTTGGGACTTTCGTCTTACCCGCAAACAGTTGTGAACCCGACTGTATATGATAATTTTCTGAGTTTCTTGAGCAACACTTACGTTGATGGAATTCTTATTCTAATAGGCGTAATTGCAATTCTTCTTGATCTTTATCATGGAACGGCAATACTTTCTGTCGTTGGAATCGCAATGATTGCTCTCGGACTCATAGGGGCGGAAATAGTTGGGGCTTCGCTGGTTGGTCTTATTTTCCTCCTTCTTGGAGGGGTACTCATAATACTGGAATTCAAAACGGGTCATGGAATTGCCCTCATATCGGGAGTTATAGTTGGCATGCTGGGGATATTCCTTCTCGCATCGCCCTATCTGGCAGCGAATCAGTATGGATATTCACCGAGCCCGGTCAACAATGCCAGCATCATCGCAGCTTTAATAATCGTTTTTCTTTCTTTTGTCCTGGCCATATACCTGAGAAGGCTTGTTGTTTCTCTCAAATCAAGGAGAATAACCGGAAGCGAGAGCCTTATTGGAACAGTAGGAGTCGTGAAGGATAGGATGTCCCCGAAGGGTACAGTATCCATTGATGGCGTAATGTGGCGGGCTGAAAGCAACGGTGGCGAGGAAATTCAGAAGGGAGAGGAAGTCAGGATCGTGCGGAGAGAAGGCCTCAAGGTTTTTGTCGAACGAGTCAAAAAGCAATAA
- a CDS encoding DUF790 family protein: MFPNELMQIRRTKDGRVFPVFLKDEEIRYCTDINSIFRSSKGRTRGEIEREIRELELRSEKHKIVRALGVIMTRRTVFVPPTHVPASEIRDFLFKRARFAVFREEEKDVILQAASDEFHITKEEVVLGMYGDKESEQVIESSAVMDDHDLAREFNMEMLETLLSRSISLKVTGEIDWQGISTVARLKGIEARIKTDAGLPVEIQIFPPSNGRGRGSGGMSAFLELVRTVMISVNWAIEAQVLIENKTWGRKDVLWLHLGTESLYYLPKKIEVSTIDIPPWVRFSREILKIGENTYFPSFEIKLADRKYFVFISGPKYIEDDLKMSLELEKAGINFVVAVINHKTREARNHWLFYSGALNWDALRDSLADSKTALRHRDDQNRTKKMENELDKDLINEVKMNIEKLYPDSDRIVDYIESKGLIANRVLTALGYKVRWNGLQMVVKR, from the coding sequence GTGTTCCCGAACGAATTGATGCAGATTAGACGCACGAAAGATGGCCGAGTTTTCCCAGTTTTCCTGAAGGATGAGGAGATCCGTTATTGCACAGATATCAACAGCATCTTTAGATCCAGTAAAGGGAGGACGAGAGGTGAAATAGAAAGGGAGATTCGGGAACTGGAACTGAGGTCTGAGAAGCATAAAATCGTCAGGGCACTTGGAGTTATTATGACCAGGAGAACCGTTTTCGTTCCACCGACACATGTGCCTGCTTCCGAGATTCGCGACTTTCTTTTCAAGCGTGCAAGGTTTGCCGTATTCCGAGAGGAAGAAAAAGATGTCATTCTTCAGGCAGCTTCAGATGAATTTCACATAACGAAGGAAGAAGTGGTATTGGGAATGTACGGAGATAAGGAATCGGAGCAGGTAATCGAATCCTCGGCAGTGATGGATGATCACGATCTGGCCAGGGAATTCAACATGGAGATGCTTGAGACCCTGCTGTCCAGGTCCATCAGCCTTAAAGTCACCGGTGAAATTGACTGGCAAGGGATTTCAACCGTAGCAAGATTAAAGGGAATCGAAGCCAGGATTAAGACAGATGCCGGTCTACCGGTGGAAATTCAGATCTTTCCGCCTTCAAATGGGAGAGGGAGAGGTAGCGGTGGGATGTCGGCATTTCTCGAGCTTGTGAGAACAGTCATGATTTCAGTGAACTGGGCAATAGAAGCGCAGGTCCTCATTGAAAACAAAACCTGGGGCAGGAAGGACGTTCTCTGGCTTCACCTGGGAACAGAATCCTTGTATTACCTTCCAAAAAAAATCGAGGTCAGCACAATTGATATCCCACCATGGGTAAGATTTTCACGCGAGATCTTGAAAATTGGAGAAAACACATATTTTCCGTCATTTGAAATAAAACTAGCTGACAGGAAATACTTTGTATTCATATCCGGACCAAAATATATTGAGGACGACTTAAAAATGTCTCTTGAACTTGAGAAAGCCGGGATAAATTTTGTCGTAGCTGTCATCAATCACAAAACAAGGGAAGCGAGAAACCACTGGCTATTCTACAGCGGTGCGCTAAACTGGGACGCTTTGAGGGATTCCCTGGCGGATTCAAAGACAGCTCTGAGGCATAGAGATGATCAGAACAGGACAAAAAAGATGGAAAATGAGTTGGACAAGGATCTGATTAACGAGGTTAAGATGAACATTGAAAAGCTTTACCCGGATTCAGACAGGATCGTTGACTATATAGAATCGAAAGGGCTCATCGCAAACAGGGTTCTCACTGCGTTAGGATACAAGGTTAGGTGGAATGGCCTTCAGATGGTTGTCAAGCGATAA
- the aspS gene encoding aspartate--tRNA(Asn) ligase: MERTYVGKVSEKPAGSQLRVCGWVQEIRSLKNISFMILRDNTGTLQVTLKPDMLANYAEIREIDRESVVCVTGTMPEKGKSTSNVEIIANEVSVLNRSEKPLPLGINDPVSADFETRLNNRFLDLRKPENSIIFAIESRMLWGIREFFHRMNFVEIHSPKIVAAATEGGADLFPVKYFEREAFLNQSPQLYKEIMMSAGFDRVFEVGPAFRAEEHNTVRHLNEFTSVDIEMSFADHNDAMFMLENAVKEGIETAINELGPEIERTGIRLEIPNLPFPRVTYRECIEFLGKRDIVVRFGDDFSPDQLKEIGSQFPGFYFITEWPSSLRAFYTMPSPDDPEVSNSFDLQYNEKEITSGAQRVHDPDLLTKRFLSKGLSPDDFDFYIKAFKYGMPPHAGFGLGLERLTMILCNLQNIREATLFPRDRTRIVP; the protein is encoded by the coding sequence ATGGAAAGGACCTATGTCGGTAAAGTGTCAGAGAAACCTGCCGGATCGCAGCTTAGAGTCTGTGGCTGGGTACAGGAAATAAGGAGCCTCAAGAATATTTCATTCATGATTCTCCGAGATAATACAGGTACACTTCAGGTAACACTTAAACCTGACATGCTGGCAAATTACGCTGAGATCAGGGAAATAGATCGGGAATCCGTAGTGTGTGTAACGGGCACTATGCCAGAGAAAGGCAAGAGCACGAGCAACGTTGAGATAATCGCGAATGAAGTCTCCGTTCTCAACAGATCTGAAAAACCCCTTCCGCTTGGCATAAACGATCCTGTCTCAGCTGATTTCGAAACCAGGCTCAACAATCGCTTCCTAGACCTCAGAAAGCCAGAAAACTCTATCATTTTTGCCATAGAGAGCAGGATGCTGTGGGGTATCAGGGAATTCTTCCATAGAATGAATTTTGTGGAGATCCATTCCCCAAAGATCGTCGCAGCGGCCACAGAGGGTGGTGCTGATCTTTTCCCTGTAAAATATTTTGAGAGGGAAGCATTTCTTAACCAGTCGCCGCAACTGTACAAGGAAATCATGATGTCTGCTGGGTTCGATAGGGTGTTCGAAGTTGGTCCCGCGTTCAGAGCTGAAGAACACAACACAGTCAGACATCTCAATGAATTCACATCCGTGGACATAGAAATGAGCTTCGCGGACCATAATGATGCCATGTTTATGCTTGAAAATGCCGTGAAAGAGGGGATAGAGACAGCTATCAATGAACTTGGACCGGAAATAGAGAGAACTGGCATCAGGCTCGAAATACCTAACTTACCGTTTCCCAGGGTTACATACCGGGAGTGCATTGAATTCCTTGGAAAAAGAGATATTGTTGTCAGATTCGGCGACGATTTCTCCCCTGATCAATTGAAAGAGATAGGATCGCAATTTCCAGGATTTTACTTTATCACTGAGTGGCCATCTTCGCTGAGGGCGTTCTATACCATGCCTTCTCCTGATGACCCTGAAGTGTCAAATTCATTTGATCTTCAATACAACGAAAAAGAGATTACCTCAGGAGCCCAGAGGGTACATGACCCCGACCTCCTGACAAAGAGATTTCTAAGTAAAGGGCTTAGTCCTGACGACTTCGACTTCTACATCAAGGCATTCAAGTATGGAATGCCACCGCACGCTGGATTCGGTCTCGGTCTAGAGAGACTCACCATGATATTATGCAATCTTCAGAATATCAGGGAGGCAACCCTATTTCCGAGAGATCGAACGAGAATTGTTCCCTGA
- a CDS encoding MFS transporter, protein MPEDRRRYLSRNVALLSFSAFFADAGYQAVTAVFAILLVVQMHQPAYIYGLLLAISFGAGSGFSLIGGILGEKYGKKGISLIGNLLIPLMSISVLFSNIYILGALFIFGWWARYFRTPARRAWMVEISDPAYRSNIFGFLHALDIGGGIIAVSYSVVLILVGVSLKEIILITSVPILVSSVCLAMAGTDEHKDYTAEKIRSETMNAQDEDDPAIQKNNFIFRAIIVSATLFGFSYYAMGFPVITVSAATGSYVFGILTFGVYLSVSAFSGFLLGTLRGKKPLRTLWSLGYLLAAVSSLIIGLSYAFQGGIYLYYIGAAGLGFATGSVETFEPVMIAAVTKAKKMSSGMGWLSSSRAIGLFVSNLVMGVIFVISVIGSYIYAAVTSLAAAIILLIAELLLSDKTRQATKK, encoded by the coding sequence ATGCCAGAAGATCGTAGAAGGTACCTGAGCAGAAACGTTGCACTGTTATCTTTCTCAGCTTTTTTTGCGGATGCTGGCTATCAGGCTGTGACGGCGGTTTTCGCCATCTTGCTGGTAGTACAGATGCATCAGCCAGCCTACATCTACGGTTTACTACTGGCGATCAGTTTCGGAGCTGGTTCCGGATTCTCTCTTATCGGAGGAATACTTGGAGAAAAATATGGTAAGAAAGGCATTTCATTGATTGGAAACCTTCTGATTCCGCTGATGTCCATAAGCGTCCTTTTCAGTAACATCTATATTCTCGGTGCACTTTTCATATTCGGTTGGTGGGCACGATATTTCAGAACTCCGGCCAGGAGGGCATGGATGGTTGAAATATCTGATCCGGCGTACAGATCGAACATTTTTGGATTCCTTCATGCCCTTGACATAGGAGGTGGAATTATTGCCGTCTCTTACTCTGTCGTACTTATCCTTGTTGGCGTGTCTCTGAAGGAAATTATCCTGATAACCAGTGTTCCGATACTTGTTTCGAGTGTATGCCTGGCAATGGCGGGAACCGACGAACACAAAGATTACACAGCAGAAAAAATCAGGTCCGAGACGATGAATGCTCAAGATGAAGATGACCCCGCCATCCAGAAAAATAATTTTATATTCAGGGCAATAATCGTTTCGGCTACCCTGTTTGGCTTCAGTTATTACGCCATGGGTTTTCCAGTCATAACGGTTTCAGCTGCAACTGGAAGTTATGTTTTCGGAATACTTACATTCGGCGTATACCTCAGCGTATCGGCATTTTCCGGGTTCTTGCTTGGAACATTGAGGGGAAAGAAACCGCTAAGAACGCTTTGGTCACTAGGGTACTTGCTTGCCGCAGTTTCCTCGCTGATCATAGGCCTTTCGTACGCCTTTCAGGGAGGAATTTACCTTTACTATATTGGGGCGGCTGGTCTTGGTTTTGCAACGGGATCGGTAGAAACATTCGAACCGGTGATGATAGCTGCTGTAACCAAGGCTAAGAAAATGTCATCCGGAATGGGATGGCTCAGCTCAAGCAGGGCCATAGGACTCTTCGTTTCAAACTTGGTTATGGGAGTAATCTTTGTCATAAGCGTGATTGGTTCATACATATACGCAGCCGTTACTTCGCTGGCAGCTGCCATCATACTCCTTATTGCGGAACTTCTTTTATCGGATAAAACCAGGCAGGCAACCAAGAAGTGA
- a CDS encoding toll/interleukin-1 receptor domain-containing protein → MGEKIQNTGDSRRIKVFISNSYLDRSIAMKVRNRLGEYGINVYIAHNERDVSPLIQEKVLENISNSTVFVPLLTKNFFSSEWTMQESGAAIALQKGVISVSIDADPVGFLSRFDSVKTKREADGSVSGEDLSNALLKAMFKRNMIGASEVIDGLVNAMSLTEANYAAQFLKEIDDAGGIDADSAARLFVGALDNLMIKGSFKASKILSDILLKYKDSLPKETVELLSQKKIF, encoded by the coding sequence GTGGGAGAGAAGATCCAGAACACAGGAGACTCCAGACGAATTAAGGTTTTCATATCAAATTCATACCTGGACCGGTCTATCGCGATGAAAGTTAGGAACAGGCTCGGTGAATACGGCATAAACGTTTATATCGCGCATAACGAACGCGATGTTTCACCCCTCATTCAGGAAAAGGTATTGGAAAATATCTCAAATTCCACAGTGTTCGTACCCCTGCTTACGAAGAATTTTTTTTCATCTGAATGGACAATGCAGGAATCTGGTGCAGCCATTGCTCTGCAGAAGGGTGTGATTTCTGTTTCCATAGATGCAGATCCTGTTGGATTTCTGTCCAGGTTTGACAGCGTAAAGACGAAGAGGGAAGCTGACGGCTCCGTTTCCGGTGAGGATCTGTCCAACGCCCTTCTCAAGGCGATGTTCAAGAGGAACATGATCGGGGCGTCAGAGGTAATTGATGGTCTCGTTAATGCCATGAGCCTTACTGAAGCAAACTACGCAGCTCAATTTCTTAAGGAAATCGATGATGCGGGAGGAATAGATGCAGACAGTGCGGCCAGGTTATTTGTGGGCGCCTTGGACAACCTTATGATAAAGGGCAGTTTTAAAGCTTCAAAAATTCTATCTGACATTCTCTTGAAATATAAAGATAGCTTGCCCAAGGAAACTGTTGAACTTCTCAGCCAGAAGAAGATTTTTTGA
- a CDS encoding MFS transporter, whose product MQASTKLISINRTARTFIFSILAITAPYYLSGFEVPAVYIALIIMMSGVVSTFFVYGFSRLIIGDRLKLILLSALLTLSLLLLITLRTLPFYILSIIIGGIPLSGKDFTNNQAIEQYSISIVEQERRSKNVAFAIYNFGSYASAAVASGVIFLLYHGNIEFFYEICFVLSFVQFITYSTSTITFRHKDRIAPIKSEAKNPDVPMLSFLFSLDSLGGGLVITSMISLWFKIVYGVSLAQVGLIFVIVNIVTALSIIISSAISNRMGLVRTMVYTHIVSNVFLILIPILHSLVISEALLYLRQTTSQMDVPARDSFVNTLIPHDQRVKANSRFVMVRNFFQIPGPAIGGAFFELYPPLLFISAGGVKIFYDFLFYWRYRKTNL is encoded by the coding sequence ATGCAGGCATCCACCAAGTTGATTTCCATCAATAGGACAGCGAGAACGTTCATCTTCTCCATTCTTGCCATAACGGCCCCGTACTATCTTTCTGGCTTTGAAGTCCCGGCTGTCTATATCGCTTTGATAATAATGATGAGCGGGGTTGTCTCGACGTTCTTTGTTTACGGCTTTTCAAGGCTAATCATAGGTGACAGATTAAAACTTATCCTGCTAAGTGCACTTCTGACGTTATCTCTTCTCTTATTAATCACCTTGCGAACGCTCCCTTTCTACATTCTCTCAATTATTATAGGAGGTATACCCCTGTCAGGAAAGGACTTCACAAACAACCAGGCGATTGAACAGTACTCCATAAGCATAGTGGAGCAGGAGAGGAGGAGCAAGAACGTAGCATTCGCGATTTACAACTTCGGATCGTATGCTTCTGCAGCCGTGGCGTCAGGCGTGATTTTCCTCCTTTATCATGGGAATATTGAATTCTTTTACGAGATCTGTTTCGTCCTTTCCTTCGTTCAGTTTATAACCTACAGCACCTCAACCATCACTTTCAGGCATAAAGACCGAATTGCCCCCATCAAGAGTGAGGCAAAAAACCCTGATGTTCCCATGCTCTCCTTCCTGTTCTCACTAGACTCTCTGGGAGGAGGGCTGGTTATAACGTCAATGATCTCCCTATGGTTCAAGATCGTTTACGGAGTTTCGCTTGCCCAGGTGGGATTGATATTTGTGATTGTTAACATCGTTACTGCGCTTTCCATCATCATTTCATCAGCGATATCTAACAGGATGGGCCTTGTCAGGACTATGGTGTATACTCACATAGTGAGCAACGTATTTCTTATTTTGATACCCATCCTTCATTCCCTCGTAATTTCTGAAGCCCTCCTGTATCTCAGGCAGACTACAAGCCAGATGGACGTCCCGGCGAGAGACAGTTTCGTAAACACTCTGATCCCTCATGATCAGAGGGTCAAGGCAAATTCCAGGTTCGTGATGGTAAGGAACTTCTTCCAGATCCCTGGACCAGCCATAGGCGGGGCTTTTTTTGAACTTTATCCTCCCCTCCTTTTTATTTCTGCAGGGGGAGTCAAGATATTCTACGACTTCCTATTTTACTGGAGGTATCGGAAGACTAATTTATAG